The proteins below are encoded in one region of Sporosarcina sp. FSL K6-1508:
- the trmB gene encoding tRNA (guanosine(46)-N7)-methyltransferase TrmB, whose product MRLRNKPWARDYMAEHPDVLLAEPEKMMNGWQNLFGNENPIHIEVGSGMGQFIIGMAIANPDVNYIGIEHFDNVIVSALEKAIEADKPSNLRLFRANGMDLATIFHKGEIDRVYLNFSDPWPKTRNAKRRLTHKTFLKLYEEVLTPGGEIHFKTDNRLLFEYSLVSMSEYGMILRSVSLDLHAEMPEDNIMTEYEEKFSAKGHPIYRLEAQFNKL is encoded by the coding sequence ATGCGACTCCGCAATAAACCTTGGGCAAGGGATTACATGGCAGAACACCCTGATGTCCTTTTAGCAGAACCAGAAAAAATGATGAATGGCTGGCAAAACCTGTTTGGTAATGAGAATCCAATCCATATTGAAGTGGGATCAGGGATGGGGCAATTTATAATCGGCATGGCAATTGCTAATCCGGATGTTAATTATATAGGTATCGAGCATTTTGATAATGTTATTGTATCGGCGCTTGAAAAAGCGATTGAAGCTGACAAACCGTCAAATCTACGATTATTCCGTGCAAATGGAATGGATCTCGCAACTATCTTCCACAAAGGGGAAATTGATCGAGTCTATTTGAACTTCTCCGATCCTTGGCCTAAAACAAGAAATGCCAAACGAAGATTAACACATAAAACGTTTTTAAAGCTTTATGAGGAAGTACTTACGCCGGGCGGAGAAATCCATTTTAAAACGGATAACCGTTTGCTGTTTGAATACTCACTCGTTTCGATGTCAGAGTATGGCATGATTCTTCGCTCTGTATCGCTCGATTTGCATGCGGAAATGCCTGAAGATAATATCATGACAGAATATGAAGAGAAATTTTCGGCAAAAGGGCACCCGATATATAGGCTTGAAGCTCAATTTAATAAGCTATAA
- a CDS encoding YtnP family quorum-quenching lactonase — protein MDTYTFHNMTLTWLDGSGNYLDGGTMFGVVPKALWSRRYEADEQNRIKMRNDPILIRYEGKNILIDTGHGKGKLSEKMKKNLGITEEAKVEENLVELGLSPGDIDTILMTHLHNDHAAGLTEWRDGNLVSIFPNADIYVSQTEWDEMRNPNIRSRNTYLKENWEPVQQQVKTFEESITILPGIEMIHTGGHSDGHSIIKLTQNGETILHMADIMPTQAHSNPLWVLAFDDYPMTSIFAKEKLMQEALAGGYKFIFYHDAYYRLIKWDASGKEIIEAVKVSH, from the coding sequence GTGGATACATATACTTTTCACAATATGACGTTGACGTGGCTGGATGGAAGTGGGAACTATCTGGACGGCGGAACAATGTTTGGGGTGGTTCCAAAAGCGCTTTGGTCAAGGCGCTATGAAGCGGATGAACAAAATCGCATTAAAATGAGAAACGATCCGATTTTAATTCGTTATGAAGGAAAAAATATATTAATTGACACAGGGCATGGCAAAGGGAAACTTTCAGAGAAAATGAAAAAGAATTTGGGGATAACGGAAGAGGCAAAAGTCGAGGAAAATCTTGTTGAGCTTGGTCTGTCACCAGGAGACATTGATACTATACTTATGACGCATTTGCATAATGACCATGCGGCGGGTTTGACGGAATGGCGTGATGGGAATCTTGTTTCTATATTCCCGAATGCGGATATTTACGTTTCTCAAACTGAATGGGATGAAATGCGTAATCCGAATATCCGTTCCAGAAATACATATTTAAAGGAGAACTGGGAGCCTGTCCAGCAACAGGTGAAGACATTCGAGGAAAGCATTACTATCCTGCCAGGAATCGAAATGATTCACACAGGCGGTCATAGCGATGGGCATAGTATTATCAAATTGACACAGAATGGCGAGACGATTCTCCATATGGCTGATATTATGCCAACGCAGGCGCATAGTAATCCGTTATGGGTGCTAGCTTTTGATGATTATCCGATGACGTCAATTTTTGCGAAAGAGAAATTGATGCAAGAAGCACTTGCTGGTGGATATAAATTTATTTTTTATCATGATGCCTATTATAGACTAATAAAATGGGATGCAAGTGGAAAGGAAATCATCGAAGCCGTCAAGGTTTCTCATTAA
- a CDS encoding M42 family metallopeptidase — protein MHKDTIEMFRTLTELPGAPGNEHAVRNYMRNELGKYADELIQDNLGGIFGVRKGPEDGPRIMVAGHMDEVGFMVSQITENGMIRFQPLGGWWSQVLLAQRVEIITDSGPVIGVIGSIPPHLLSDEVRNKPMDIKNMLIDIGADNLGDAKKIGIRPGQQIVPVSPFTPMANDKKILAKAWDNRYGCGLAIELLKELHGEKLPNNLYSGANVLEEVGLRGAAAAATMIDPDLFFALDASPANDATGDKNEFGQLGKGTLLRIFDRSMITHRGMREFILDMAETHNIPYQYFISQGGTDAGRVHMSNEGIPSAVIGICSRYIHTSGSIIHTDDYAAAKELLVKLVQACDKTTVETIKSNV, from the coding sequence ATGCATAAGGATACAATTGAAATGTTCAGAACATTAACGGAACTTCCGGGCGCGCCTGGCAATGAACACGCGGTGCGTAATTATATGCGGAATGAGCTTGGGAAGTATGCTGACGAATTGATCCAAGATAACCTGGGTGGTATTTTCGGTGTTAGAAAAGGGCCTGAAGATGGACCGCGTATAATGGTTGCGGGTCATATGGATGAAGTTGGATTTATGGTTAGCCAAATTACAGAAAACGGAATGATTCGTTTTCAGCCGCTTGGCGGTTGGTGGAGCCAAGTACTGTTAGCACAACGCGTTGAAATTATTACGGACAGCGGTCCGGTTATTGGTGTCATCGGTTCGATTCCGCCACATCTGTTAAGCGATGAAGTGCGCAATAAACCGATGGATATAAAAAACATGCTAATTGATATCGGTGCTGACAATTTGGGCGATGCTAAGAAAATCGGTATTCGTCCGGGGCAGCAAATCGTTCCAGTTAGCCCGTTCACTCCAATGGCGAATGATAAGAAAATACTTGCTAAAGCTTGGGATAATCGCTATGGGTGTGGGCTCGCAATCGAGCTCTTAAAAGAATTGCACGGTGAAAAACTGCCGAATAATTTGTACTCCGGTGCTAATGTTCTTGAAGAAGTTGGACTTCGCGGGGCTGCGGCAGCCGCAACAATGATTGATCCGGATTTATTCTTTGCACTCGATGCAAGTCCCGCAAATGATGCCACGGGGGACAAAAATGAATTTGGTCAACTTGGAAAAGGGACATTACTTCGGATTTTTGACCGTTCGATGATCACTCACCGCGGCATGCGTGAATTTATTCTTGATATGGCTGAAACTCATAATATTCCCTACCAATACTTCATTTCACAAGGCGGGACGGATGCCGGACGGGTCCATATGTCGAATGAAGGCATTCCAAGTGCAGTTATTGGTATTTGTTCGCGGTATATCCATACGTCGGGGTCGATCATCCATACGGACGACTACGCAGCAGCGAAGGAGCTTCTCGTGAAACTCGTCCAAGCATGTGATAAGACGACGGTAGAAACAATTAAAAGTAACGTATGA
- a CDS encoding DUF84 family protein gives MEFMIGSTNPAKVKAAKEVLAIHFPLANLVEAEVGSGVSDQPFGDDETRLGAINRALRAAGTKTGVVGIGLEGGVRILEEQMYLCNWGALALPDGTRFTAGGAQIPLPKEIADELTAGKELGPVVDNYFKTSGIRNKEGAIGMLTANAVKRDELFVHVLQLLIGQYKYHLNC, from the coding sequence ATGGAATTTATGATTGGATCTACAAATCCTGCAAAAGTGAAAGCGGCAAAGGAAGTTCTTGCAATTCATTTCCCGTTGGCAAATCTTGTTGAAGCCGAAGTGGGATCAGGTGTTTCAGACCAGCCATTCGGTGATGATGAAACCAGATTAGGTGCTATCAACCGTGCATTGCGTGCAGCAGGAACAAAAACGGGTGTAGTCGGAATTGGACTGGAAGGCGGTGTCAGGATTCTTGAAGAGCAGATGTATCTTTGCAACTGGGGAGCATTGGCACTTCCTGACGGAACAAGATTTACGGCTGGCGGTGCACAAATTCCGTTACCGAAAGAAATTGCGGATGAGTTGACGGCTGGGAAAGAATTGGGACCGGTAGTCGATAATTATTTCAAAACCAGCGGAATCCGGAATAAAGAAGGCGCCATCGGAATGCTGACAGCGAACGCGGTAAAGCGTGATGAGCTGTTTGTACACGTTTTACAGCTTCTAATAGGTCAATATAAATATCATTTGAATTGTTAA
- a CDS encoding DUF1444 domain-containing protein → MNSAQLVEILKEHLPSEHFKWRFDRKTDKVRLEHSVLKKGMDISLPEILVKYEQKKDAAIKEIVYTISETFKAMEKEQSMGFSEGNVIYPVIRSSSFPQKSAVGQRFLMKDHTAETRIYYALDLGTTYRLIDESMLESIGLSETEIMESALFRVRALPTVMKKDEVSDNIYYFVNNNDGYDASRILNSAFLKEMEEKIEGHMTVSVPHQDVLIIGDIRNDTGYDVLAQMAMHFFTTGAVPVTSLSFIYEDGKLEPIFIMAKNRLARREGKKK, encoded by the coding sequence ATGAATTCTGCACAGCTTGTTGAAATTTTAAAAGAGCATCTTCCATCTGAACATTTCAAGTGGAGGTTTGACCGGAAAACGGATAAGGTCCGTCTTGAACATTCAGTTTTAAAAAAAGGGATGGATATTTCTTTACCGGAAATTCTGGTGAAATATGAACAGAAAAAAGATGCAGCAATAAAAGAAATCGTTTATACAATCAGTGAAACATTTAAAGCAATGGAAAAAGAGCAATCAATGGGTTTCTCTGAGGGTAATGTTATTTACCCCGTTATCAGATCATCATCCTTTCCGCAAAAATCTGCGGTAGGACAGCGTTTCCTAATGAAAGATCATACAGCTGAAACACGTATCTATTATGCACTGGACCTTGGAACGACTTATCGTTTAATCGATGAAAGCATGTTAGAGTCTATCGGATTATCTGAAACGGAAATAATGGAATCTGCGCTTTTCCGGGTCAGGGCGCTGCCGACAGTAATGAAAAAGGATGAAGTTTCGGATAACATCTATTACTTTGTTAACAATAATGACGGCTATGATGCGAGTAGAATATTAAATAGCGCATTCCTGAAAGAGATGGAAGAGAAAATTGAGGGACATATGACTGTCTCAGTTCCGCACCAAGATGTGCTTATTATCGGCGATATCCGAAACGATACAGGCTACGATGTACTTGCGCAAATGGCTATGCATTTCTTTACAACGGGCGCTGTTCCGGTTACGTCGCTTTCATTCATCTACGAAGATGGGAAACTTGAACCAATTTTCATCATGGCTAAAAATCGTTTGGCAAGAAGGGAAGGAAAGAAAAAATGA
- the ytpR gene encoding YtpR family tRNA-binding protein: MNVFYNLNGVGDVLLVQIALTRPEAITTRSQGDVTLIHDEATGELAAINLFKASAYMKVEAAGEVELTEGMVSQLQGALLKNDVDFKLDVDFTPKFVVGHVLKKEKHPNADKLSVCSVDVGNETVQIVCGAPNVDEGQKVVIAKVGAVMPSGMVIRDAELRGVASAGMICSAKELGLADAPEEKGILVLDDNAVVGKIFNK; the protein is encoded by the coding sequence ATGAACGTATTCTATAACTTAAATGGTGTCGGGGACGTATTGCTTGTTCAAATCGCGCTTACACGACCAGAAGCCATTACAACGAGATCGCAAGGGGATGTAACATTGATCCATGACGAAGCGACTGGGGAATTGGCTGCTATTAACTTATTTAAAGCATCAGCTTACATGAAAGTCGAAGCCGCGGGGGAAGTCGAGTTAACTGAGGGAATGGTCAGTCAACTTCAGGGTGCACTTCTAAAGAACGATGTTGACTTTAAACTCGATGTTGACTTTACGCCTAAATTCGTCGTTGGCCATGTTTTGAAAAAAGAAAAGCATCCGAATGCGGATAAATTAAGTGTCTGTTCGGTTGATGTTGGCAATGAAACAGTCCAAATTGTCTGCGGCGCACCGAACGTAGATGAAGGACAGAAAGTTGTTATTGCAAAAGTCGGAGCTGTTATGCCATCAGGAATGGTCATACGTGATGCGGAACTGCGCGGTGTAGCATCGGCTGGAATGATTTGCTCCGCTAAAGAACTTGGATTGGCCGACGCACCTGAAGAAAAAGGGATTTTAGTATTAGATGACAATGCTGTCGTTGGCAAAATATTCAATAAGTAA
- a CDS encoding DNA translocase FtsK — protein MSWFKTIANRLFGPDEDENIENVDYEKREIEIDETLKRMETKNSTSFRFPIISDAEIYGWDEEPVNERDYPKTTTPIKDEDDTYETKPLHENAKWPSDTRKVNIFRAQSPLKYGTEEKEKRRTPTTPGKVQQEELTPRMNAVVQKRSSKPFIPTAVPSPVHGFAKPQRDVPKILEVEEENLYSLEEMADVGEQDDKIDDLFEKNETIYPSQSTVTSVVESEISKLSFDEIALLEAEVSEVDSAVTDTVDEEIVAVPDDVEAAKADNVVIEPEPWTVKEDSNGIISNVVEHTETELTEIETGQFTKNEVVEGEQTLQMRSERTVPFNVLMLKSDKEKIKAKEPLISQATIENIMANTMSEPITHKPAVTIQEEISVDVKKVDEEILEELEEEPYYAFPSLDYLIPPETQIEDTEWLESQSEKLEEALSHFAVKANVIEAMQGPTVTRFELTVGVGTKVSKVRNLTDDLKLALAAEDIRIQAPIPGRSSIGIEIPNRKTRPVRISEVIATEQFRSSTSPLEAVLGLSLTGTPVTLDLRKMPHGMIAGATGSGKSVCINSILVSLLYKASPTDLKMMLIDPKMVELAPFNGIPHLISPVITDVKAATAALKWAVAEMERRYELLAHAGVRDIERYNKAAVENRRFSLKMPYLLIVIDELADLMMMAPADVEVSISRIAQKARACGIHLIIATQRPSVDVITGTIKANIPTRIAFSVSSQIDSRTIIDSPGAERLLGKGDMLYIGNGQSSSVRLQGTFVTDEEIERIIEHVQNEASPDYLFGQEDLLASSIEEEGADSLFEEACLFIHETGSASTSLLQRNFSIGYNRAAKLIDRMEKSGFISGPRGSKARDVFLTESDLDRLTDRLE, from the coding sequence TTGAGTTGGTTTAAAACGATTGCAAACCGGTTATTTGGACCGGATGAAGATGAGAATATAGAAAATGTGGATTATGAAAAAAGAGAGATTGAAATTGATGAGACATTAAAAAGGATGGAAACAAAGAACAGTACTTCATTCCGATTTCCGATTATCTCGGATGCAGAAATATACGGTTGGGATGAGGAACCTGTCAACGAACGTGATTATCCAAAAACTACAACCCCAATTAAAGATGAAGATGATACTTACGAAACGAAACCGCTTCATGAAAATGCTAAATGGCCGAGTGATACTAGAAAGGTCAATATCTTTAGAGCCCAATCTCCACTGAAATATGGTACTGAAGAGAAAGAAAAAAGGAGAACTCCTACTACTCCGGGAAAAGTTCAGCAGGAGGAGCTTACTCCTAGGATGAATGCAGTGGTGCAAAAACGCTCAAGCAAACCATTTATACCGACTGCAGTTCCTTCGCCGGTTCATGGATTTGCCAAGCCGCAAAGGGATGTACCGAAAATCTTGGAAGTGGAAGAAGAAAATTTATATTCATTGGAAGAAATGGCAGATGTCGGTGAGCAGGACGATAAGATTGATGATCTTTTTGAAAAGAACGAGACGATTTACCCTTCTCAATCGACAGTAACTTCTGTAGTGGAGAGTGAAATCAGTAAACTTTCTTTCGATGAAATAGCATTGCTGGAGGCGGAAGTTTCCGAAGTAGATTCGGCAGTGACTGATACTGTTGATGAAGAAATAGTAGCCGTACCGGATGATGTAGAGGCTGCGAAGGCTGATAATGTTGTCATAGAACCAGAACCTTGGACGGTAAAAGAAGATTCAAATGGAATTATTTCAAATGTAGTGGAACATACTGAGACTGAATTAACTGAAATAGAAACGGGACAATTCACTAAGAATGAAGTAGTGGAAGGCGAACAAACTCTGCAAATGAGAAGTGAACGGACTGTTCCTTTCAATGTATTAATGTTGAAATCCGACAAAGAGAAAATAAAGGCAAAAGAACCCTTAATATCGCAAGCGACAATTGAAAATATAATGGCGAATACGATGAGTGAACCAATTACTCATAAACCCGCTGTCACCATTCAAGAAGAGATTTCGGTAGACGTGAAAAAAGTAGATGAAGAAATCTTAGAAGAACTAGAAGAAGAACCCTATTATGCTTTCCCGTCACTGGATTATCTAATTCCGCCAGAAACGCAAATTGAAGATACAGAATGGCTGGAATCACAATCGGAAAAGCTTGAGGAGGCCTTGTCGCATTTTGCGGTCAAAGCGAATGTCATCGAAGCGATGCAAGGCCCGACAGTTACTCGCTTTGAACTGACTGTCGGAGTAGGCACCAAGGTGAGCAAAGTACGTAATTTGACAGATGACTTGAAGCTGGCGCTTGCAGCGGAGGATATTCGAATCCAGGCACCGATTCCTGGAAGGAGTTCTATCGGAATTGAAATACCGAATCGAAAGACAAGACCAGTCCGGATATCCGAAGTTATCGCAACAGAGCAGTTCAGGTCTTCTACATCACCTCTCGAAGCTGTGCTCGGTTTAAGCCTAACGGGGACACCGGTGACCTTAGATTTGCGTAAGATGCCACACGGAATGATTGCGGGAGCTACAGGTTCAGGTAAGTCCGTTTGTATAAACTCGATTTTGGTCAGCTTACTTTACAAAGCTTCACCAACCGATTTGAAGATGATGTTGATTGATCCTAAAATGGTAGAACTTGCACCATTCAATGGAATTCCGCATTTAATCAGTCCGGTTATTACGGATGTTAAAGCTGCAACGGCCGCTTTGAAATGGGCGGTAGCTGAAATGGAAAGACGTTACGAGCTACTTGCTCATGCGGGTGTCCGAGATATCGAACGGTATAATAAAGCAGCCGTAGAAAATCGCCGCTTCTCTTTGAAAATGCCGTATCTTCTAATTGTGATTGACGAGCTTGCCGATTTAATGATGATGGCGCCGGCGGATGTCGAGGTTTCAATTAGCAGGATTGCTCAGAAGGCGCGAGCTTGCGGGATTCACTTGATTATCGCAACACAGCGTCCTTCTGTCGATGTCATCACAGGTACGATCAAAGCAAATATTCCAACGCGAATTGCATTTTCGGTTTCATCCCAAATCGATTCAAGAACTATCATTGATTCTCCAGGAGCTGAAAGACTGCTTGGAAAAGGAGATATGCTCTATATTGGAAATGGGCAGTCTTCTAGTGTCCGGCTACAAGGTACATTTGTCACGGATGAAGAAATAGAGCGTATAATAGAACACGTTCAGAATGAGGCTTCACCAGACTATTTATTTGGGCAAGAAGACCTTCTTGCAAGCAGTATCGAAGAAGAAGGAGCCGATTCACTCTTTGAAGAGGCTTGTCTCTTTATCCATGAAACAGGCAGTGCTTCTACGTCTCTGTTACAACGAAATTTTAGTATTGGATACAATCGGGCTGCAAAACTAATTGACCGCATGGAGAAAAGTGGTTTCATCTCAGGTCCGCGTGGAAGTAAGGCGCGTGATGTATTTTTAACAGAAAGTGATCTCGATCGACTTACAGATCGTTTGGAGTAA
- the murC gene encoding UDP-N-acetylmuramate--L-alanine ligase gives MTLFHFTGIKGAGMSSLAQILHDSENEVQGSDVEKWFFTEDPLHERKISVLKFDENNIKTGMTIIAGNAFPDSHPELIRAKELGLEVIRYHDFLGEYMEKFVSVGVTGSHGKTSTTGLLAHVLSGHSPTSYLIGDGTGSGPADSEYFVFEACEYKRHFLAYKPDYAIMTNIDFDHPDYFKDLADVMNAFGEMALRVKKALIACGDDIHLQKIQANVPVVYYGFDDSNDFAAKNVTKTVEGSSFDVFVRNEFYHTFMIPQAGDHAILNSLGVIALCHYEGVNASIIQERLSTFTGVKRRFTVTETDDRIIVDDYAHHPTEIQATLQSAKQKYPDREIVAVFQPHTFTRTAALLKEFAESLSTADHVYLCDIFGSAREQGGNLTINDLIKKIPGAKHLDLNDNEALEAHGRAVYLFMGAGDVQKYMNAFKNYLEKEETA, from the coding sequence ATGACGTTGTTCCATTTTACTGGCATCAAGGGCGCCGGAATGAGTTCGCTGGCTCAGATTCTTCACGATTCTGAGAATGAAGTACAAGGTTCGGACGTGGAGAAATGGTTCTTTACAGAAGATCCACTTCATGAAAGAAAGATTTCTGTACTGAAATTTGATGAAAATAATATTAAAACAGGCATGACGATCATCGCTGGGAATGCTTTCCCCGATAGCCATCCAGAACTTATAAGGGCAAAAGAGCTTGGGCTTGAAGTTATTCGATACCATGACTTTCTAGGGGAATATATGGAGAAATTCGTATCCGTTGGAGTTACCGGATCTCACGGCAAAACATCGACTACAGGCTTGCTTGCACATGTGTTATCGGGCCATTCACCAACTTCTTATTTAATTGGAGATGGCACGGGTAGCGGTCCGGCAGACAGCGAGTATTTTGTTTTCGAGGCTTGTGAATATAAACGGCATTTTCTTGCATATAAGCCGGATTACGCAATCATGACGAATATTGACTTCGATCATCCAGACTATTTTAAGGATTTAGCAGATGTGATGAATGCATTTGGCGAAATGGCACTCCGTGTGAAAAAGGCGCTTATTGCTTGCGGAGATGACATCCACTTGCAAAAGATACAAGCTAATGTACCAGTAGTCTATTACGGATTTGATGATTCGAATGACTTTGCCGCAAAAAATGTTACCAAAACCGTGGAAGGATCATCCTTTGATGTTTTCGTGCGTAACGAATTTTATCATACTTTTATGATACCGCAGGCCGGTGATCACGCAATCCTGAATTCGTTAGGCGTGATTGCACTTTGTCACTACGAGGGTGTAAATGCTTCCATTATACAAGAGAGACTTTCCACATTTACTGGTGTGAAAAGGCGCTTTACCGTCACGGAAACGGATGATCGTATTATTGTAGACGACTATGCCCATCATCCGACAGAAATTCAGGCAACACTGCAATCAGCAAAACAAAAGTACCCGGACAGGGAAATTGTCGCAGTATTCCAACCACACACTTTTACGAGGACTGCTGCTCTTTTAAAAGAGTTTGCGGAAAGTCTTTCAACCGCTGATCATGTCTACTTATGTGATATATTTGGTTCAGCACGTGAACAGGGTGGGAATTTAACTATTAATGACCTGATTAAAAAAATTCCAGGTGCAAAGCATCTTGATCTTAATGATAATGAAGCGCTTGAAGCGCATGGAAGGGCAGTTTACTTATTCATGGGCGCCGGTGATGTTCAGAAGTATATGAACGCATTCAAAAATTATCTAGAAAAAGAAGAGACAGCCTGA
- a CDS encoding DUF948 domain-containing protein translates to MENLLYIAAIVAAIAFLILCISLAMTLFSLKNTLQSVSGTMEGLTTQLEGVTTETTELLHKTNNLAEDIQQKAEKLNSVVDAVKGVGESVTGLNSSVQRVSSNIAAEAERNSDKIAQVVQWSTVVFGVMDKVKERKTGTRGWTAYKPTPGQKRLPNPNDRMQ, encoded by the coding sequence ATGGAAAATTTATTGTACATAGCGGCAATTGTCGCTGCAATCGCATTTTTGATTTTATGCATTAGTTTAGCGATGACTCTGTTCTCATTGAAAAACACATTGCAAAGTGTTTCTGGAACGATGGAAGGACTAACAACACAACTTGAAGGGGTAACAACGGAAACGACTGAACTTCTTCATAAAACAAACAATCTTGCTGAAGACATCCAGCAGAAGGCAGAAAAACTGAACTCAGTAGTAGATGCTGTAAAGGGCGTCGGTGAGTCTGTAACAGGACTTAATTCTTCCGTTCAAAGAGTGTCCAGTAACATCGCTGCTGAAGCGGAACGGAACAGTGACAAAATTGCGCAAGTCGTTCAGTGGAGTACTGTTGTTTTTGGCGTAATGGACAAAGTGAAAGAACGGAAGACAGGTACTAGAGGTTGGACTGCTTATAAACCTACACCAGGTCAAAAGAGATTGCCGAACCCGAATGATCGCATGCAATAA
- a CDS encoding YtxH domain-containing protein — MNEDRKVKPNFNDAQYNHEFNQSNREYENTYGQQSYLPVNYNKNYTDSFYDEDDSSGAGSFLVGALVGGVIGAAAALFLAPKSGSEMRGDFTNQASQLKDKSIEISSVAKEKANELTSVAKEKTGELSKSIQEQSGQLVDKVKSMTSKTSVPMDDGTASSEGEESIDYVDVAKTKVENVLENGEEKVTATVDALKKAVENKVSNKEGKKENNIKDETTGNSNVSYDNSDNLGKDKITNQNYVTDILEKPKK, encoded by the coding sequence ATGAATGAAGATCGCAAAGTGAAACCGAATTTTAATGACGCTCAGTATAATCATGAATTTAACCAAAGTAACAGGGAATATGAAAACACGTACGGTCAACAATCTTATTTACCTGTGAATTATAATAAGAACTATACAGATTCTTTCTACGACGAAGATGACAGTTCAGGAGCAGGCAGTTTCTTAGTAGGTGCCCTTGTTGGAGGGGTTATCGGAGCGGCTGCGGCACTTTTTCTAGCACCGAAATCAGGCAGTGAAATGCGCGGTGATTTTACAAATCAAGCATCTCAGCTGAAGGATAAGAGTATTGAAATCAGTTCTGTTGCAAAAGAAAAAGCGAATGAATTAACTTCTGTTGCAAAAGAGAAAACCGGAGAACTATCAAAGTCGATTCAAGAACAATCTGGGCAACTTGTCGATAAAGTGAAATCGATGACATCTAAAACATCGGTACCGATGGATGATGGAACAGCATCTTCTGAAGGTGAAGAGTCTATTGATTATGTCGATGTGGCTAAAACTAAAGTTGAAAACGTATTGGAAAACGGGGAAGAAAAAGTAACGGCTACTGTAGATGCATTAAAAAAGGCAGTTGAAAATAAAGTTAGTAATAAAGAAGGTAAAAAAGAGAATAATATCAAAGATGAAACAACAGGTAATAGTAACGTCTCTTACGATAATAGCGATAATCTAGGTAAAGATAAAATAACGAACCAGAACTATGTGACTGACATACTAGAAAAACCAAAAAAATAA